A single genomic interval of Dysidea avara chromosome 8, odDysAvar1.4, whole genome shotgun sequence harbors:
- the LOC136264865 gene encoding uncharacterized protein: MWIRECQQEVFDKEITNLQTQSKSNSPNRLPLVRQLRLFLDKSGLLCCGGRIHNAPTTELAKFPYLLPSKHSLTRLIIYTTHEKQLHGRVNFTLTALRQRYWIPSARQVTRRLLQQCVVCKKVNGKPYQVPDPPPLVKERMQNAQPFEFTGVDFTGAPYARNQGGESKIYVCLFTCAVSRAVHLEIVMDLTVETFLQAFRRFSSHKSLPRHLISDNASTYMSAAEELQQLFNSSLLTENPHRKGVMWRFIPKRAPWYGGFWERLIGLTKTALKKVLGRTFATLSSLQTLIVEVEAILNDRPLTYVSPDERDPEPLTPAHLLYGRRITSLLHPMVEDDELDDPSYGTESDLKKRANAQALILKHFWKRWKLEYLTSLREFHKTTGNNIQKVQIGDVVLVHDDTPRIRWDLAVIEDVIKGSDGLIRAAKIHTKGGRTNRPIAKLYPLEVRSTECIDRLNSTLSTSNRMGDGDKEESRPATEKSSFEGTPEVL; this comes from the coding sequence ATGTGGATAAGAGAATGCCAACAAGAAGTCTTTGATAAAGAAATCACTAACCTTCAGACTCAGTCTAAATCTAACTCGCCAAATCGGCTTCCATTAGTACGCCAGCTACGTTTATTCCTTGATAAATCTGGCTTACTTTGCTGTGGTGGGAGGATACACAATGCCCCGACCACTGAACTGGCAAAGTTCCCTTACCTCTTACCCAGTAAACATTCCCTAACAAGACTCATCATCTACACAACTCATGAGAAACAGCTTCATGGAAGAGTTAACTTCACGCTAACAGCTTTAAGACAGCGTTATTGGATACCATCTGCCAGGCAGGTTACAAGAAGATTACTCCAACAATGTGTCGTTTGTAAGAAGGTTAATGGCAAGCCATACCAAGTACCAGATCCGCCTCCGCTTGTTAAGGAGAGAATGCAGAACGCTCaaccatttgaatttacaggaGTCGACTTCACTGGAGCACCCTATGCACGAAATCAAGGAGGTGAGAGTAAGatctatgtttgtttgtttacatgtgcaGTAAGCAGAGCTGTACACTTAGAGATAGTTATGGATCTAACTGTGGAAACCTTCCTACAAGCCTTTAGAAGATTCAGCAGCCACAAATCTTTGCCTAGGCACCTAATTTCAGACAATGCTTCTACCTACATGTCTGCAGCTGAGGAGTTACAACAACTGTTTAATTCGTCACTGCTCACTGAAAACCCACACAGAAAGGGTGTCATGTGGAGATTCATACCCAAACGTGCCCCCTGGTACGGTGGGTTTTGGGAAAGACTGATTGGTTTGACTAAAACAGCTCTTAAGAAGGTACTTGGACGAACCTTTGCCACCTTATCCTCACTGCAAACTCTAATAGTGGAAGTAGAAGCAATACTTAATGATCGTCCACTGACATATGTATCGCCAGATGAGAGAGACCCAGAACCATTAACTCCAGCACATCTGTTATATGGAAGAAGAATAACATCCCTTCTTCATCCAATGGTTGAAGATGATGAACTTGATGACCCTAGTTATGGAACTGAATCAGACCTGAAGAAGAGAGCTAATGCACAGGCACTAATCCTAAAACATTTTTGGAAGAGATGGAAACTTGAATACCTGACATCATTACGTGAGTTCCATAAAACAACTGGCAACAATATACAGAAGGTGCAAATAGGTGATGTAGTTTTAGTACATGATGACACTCCAAGAATTAGATGGGACCTAGCAGTTATTGAAGATGTCATCAAAGGATCAGATGGCTTAATTAGAGCTGCCAAAATCCATACAAAGGGAGGAAGAACTAATCGCCCAATAGCTAAGCTGTATCCCCTTGAGGTGCGCTCTACTGAATGTATAGATAGACTCAACTCAACCCTCTCGACTTCAAACCGGATGGGAGATGGAGATAAAGAAGAATCTCGACCTGCCACTGAGAAGAGCAGCTTTGAAGGCACACCAGAAGTTCTCTGA
- the LOC136264864 gene encoding uncharacterized protein — translation MASTSSFHTATHKQPHRYTSQSERKLPTCAYCKGAHSPNTCSTITKPEERVSFVKENHLCFNCLAHHKVSQCTSTYRCRKCSRKHHTSLCTTNTYPARGSHNTEAPKDENKKASTDTTASLMTSSNPVQPAKSCLLKTAIAPITFENTTIESNILFDEGSQRSFILQDIAQKLGLQSHARESISLTSFGAEKPSYRTLDKATVSVQTITGHKIPKSALPLPNPMRMPLKQFTHLKGLHLAHPITENENFEISVLIGADHYWHFVEDRVIRGNGPTAVQSKLGYLLSGPLPSATHVSTTLVHIFHVSATSTDTTCHLEKFWQVESAGVTTPLQKTTDQQFLKSYIDSCVTPQPDGSYSVKFPWKPEHPQLPSNYSVCEKRTRGLVRRLAADPSLLQTYGQIISEQLERGFIEKVTTASKKAHYIPHHPIKKQSSITPIRIVYDCCCCLSPSHPSLNDCLMAGPPFLNDMCSILIRFHVHKYGFSTDIEKAFLHVTLNESERDFTRFLWLSDHKDPHSKLQAYRFKVVLFGSVSSPFMLYAALNHHLASNLSPVSEDIQANLYVDNVISGCHPEEAAIQYYNSARTIMAKAKFNLRSWASNSTQLQTTAKQDGVAESVIIQAKIFIQELWGQQIHWDEPLNDDLRTKWIAIAKNVQDAIAKFSISRHCSGLDQSTPVTIHIFADASTKAYEAVAYSLQDNQVSFIMSKTRVVPLKHLTLPRLELSAALLASRLANFILKSLQFQVKLHLWSDSQIVLHWITSTKKLQSFVSNRVEEITTLFPATSWHFCPTTENPADLLTRGISSQQLISSNLWKSGPRWLASPQQWPIWPATDIQAATLAVEADTSVSESTTIQTNGLHCLKVLSLLIC, via the exons ATGGCTTCTACATCTTCCTTTCACACAGCAACTCACAAACAACCACATCGCTATACAAGCCAGTCTGAGAGAAAGCTACCTACATGTGCATACTGCAAGGGAGCACATTCACCTAATACCTGTAGCACAATTACTAAACCTGAAGAGCGTGTGTCCTTTGTTAAGGAAAATCATTTGTGTTTCAATTGCTTGGCACATCACAAAGTCTCCCAATGCACCTCTACGTACCGCTGTCGCAAATGTTCCCGAAAACATCACACTAGTCTTTGTACAACAAACACCTACCCAGCTAGAGGGTCACACAACACTGAAGCACCCAAGGATGAGAATAAGAAAGCTTCAACTGACACAACAGCTTCTCTTATGACATCAAGCAACCCTGTACAACCAGCCAAATCATGTTTGTTAAAAACTGCTATCGCTCCAATTACCTTTGAGAATACCACCATTGAGAGTAACATCCTATTTGATGAAGGCTCCCAAAGGTCCTTTATTTTACAGGATATAGCACAGAAACTTGGCTTGCAATCACACGCTAGAGAAAGCATATCATTGACATCATTTGGGGCAGAAAAACCTTCCTATAGAACATTAGACAAGGCCACTGTATCAGTGCAAACTATCACAGGACACAAAATACCAAAAAGTGCACTTCCACTGCCAAACCCAATGCGTATGCCACTCAAACAGTTTACCCACCTTAAAGGGCTTCACCTTGCTCACCCAATCACTGAGAACGAGAACTTCGAGATATCAGTTTTGATCGGAGCTGACCATTATTGGCACTTTGTGGAAGATCGTGTAATTCGTGGAAATGGCCCAACTGCAGTACAATCCAAATTGGGTTATCTTTTATCAGGACCACTTCCTTCAGCAACACATGTGAGTACCACTCTTGTACATATATTTCATGTTAGTGCTACCTCTACTGATACAACCTGCCATTTAGAGAAGTTCTGGCAAGTAGAATCTGCAGGTGTAACAACTCCACTACAGAAGACAACAGATCAACAATTTCTGAAGTCATACATTGATTCTTGTGTCACCCCCCAACCAGATGGCTCATACTCTGTAAAATTTCCATGGAAACCAGAACACCCTCAATTACCATCAAACTACAGTGTATGCGAGAAGAGAACCAGAGGACTAGTGCGAAGATTAGCAGCAGACCCCAGCCTATTACAAACATATGGGCAGATTATTTCAGAGCAGCTAGAGCGTGGGTTTATTGAGAAGGTCACTACTGCTTCCAAGAAAGCACACTACATCCCACATCATCCAATTAAGAAGCAATCTTCCATTACCCCAATCAGAATTGTTTATgactgctgctgctgtttgtCCCCATCTCATCCTAGTCtgaatgattgtctgatggctggACCACCATTCCTTAATGATATGTGTAGCATTTTAATCCGTTTCCATGTCCACAAATATGGCTTCTCTACTGACATAGAAAAGGCTTTTTTACATGTTACCCTGAATGAAAGTGAAAGAGATTTTACTCGCTTCCTATGGTTATCAGATCACAAGGATCCACATAGCAAACTTCAAGCCTACCGATTTAAGGTGGTACTATTCGGCTCAGTAAGTTCACCATTCATGCTGTATGCAGCCCTAAACCACCACCTAGCCAGCAATCTGTCACCAGTATCAGAAGATATCCAGGCCAACCTCTATGTGGACAATGTTATCTCAGGGTGCCATCCTGAGGAAGCAGCAATCCAGTATTACAATAGTGCAAGAACAATCATGGCTAAGGCTAAGTTTAACCTTCGTTCCTGGGCTTCCAATAGCACTCAGCTTCAGACTACAGCGAAACAAGATGGAGTTGCAGAATCAG TCATTATTCAAGCAAAGATCTTCATTCAAGAACTATGGGGGCAGCAAATACACTGGGATGAACCGCTTAATGATGACCTGAGAACCAAGTGGATAGCCATAGCTAAGAATGTGCAAGATGCTATTGCTAAATTTTCAATCTCCAGACACTGTTCTGGACTTGATCAATCAACCCCAGTGACCATCCATATCTTTGCTGATGCTAGTACAAAGGCATATGAAGCAGTTGCCTACTCACTCCAAGACAATCAAGTCTCTTTCATAATGTCAAAGACCAGAGTAGTACCACTCAAACATTTAACATTACCCAGGTTAGAACTGTCAGCGGCTCTACTAGCTTCCAGACTTGCAAATTTCATTCTGAAATCCCTTCAGTTTCAAGTCAAGCTTCATCTGTGGTCAGACAGCCAAATTGTTTTACACTGGATTACCAGCACTAAGAAACTTCAATCATTTGTGTCAAATCGTGTTGAAGAAATTACCACACTCTTTCCTGCTACTTCATGGCATTTTTGTCCAACTACAGAGAATCCAGCTGACCTGCTTACAAGAGGAATTAGTTCACAGCAGCTTATCTCATCCAACCTGTGGAAATCTGGTCCTCGATGGTTAGCTTCACCTCAACAATGGCCAATCTGGCCAGCCACAGATATACAAGCTGCAACACTAGCTGTTGAAGCAGACACTTCAGTTTCAGAGTCCACCACCATTCAAACCAACggattacactgcttgaaggttcttagtttactaatttgttaa
- the LOC136264866 gene encoding uncharacterized protein: MDDSEDGSNHDTDDCTVISNDANGALEMEEIVSYLEGAGTNYKDFLNTSVKPPVQPRGGTLILFDLGPDESQWESNKKKLRCDQYRWVHKGTRTFDRGNYSVKKKTGAIDVAGIEKQTGDNSFKRLEYWGIGSSYLIHYLGDHNAFVPCAHRNSKKSTKPFVRSAPHIKEKVTNKGPMMSAQKVYQQLVTEDEGGPRHVINTPRDQNQIKNFQKDENRQFRISHDGIYNTYQLCFQLQLKDRKGEPQNFLRNFQVYPTVCVHMVPHPLLENLEMLLKVSTTPVTLHYDTVFNMGDFYLSTQVFRNAIFKKDPITPVAFFIHSRRFQEDHMLFMKTIRKSLPLLASKKILMVTDREFDFSDVFPMCLNGHFSANPTPIGGFYQKI, translated from the exons ATGGATGACTCAGAAGATGGCTCGAATCACGACACAGATGACTGCACAGTGATTTCAAATGATGCCAATGGTGCCCTCGAAATGGAGGAGATTGTATCCTATTTAGAAGGAGCTGGAACCAACTACAAAGATTTTTTGAACACCTCTGTCAAGCCACCCGTGCAACCCCGAGGAGGAACACTGATATTGTTTGATTTAGGCCCAGATGAATCTCAATGGGAGAGCAACAAAAAGAAGCTAAG ATGTGACCAATATAGATGGGTCCATAAAGGCACTAGGACTTTTGACCGTGGGAATTATTCTGTGAAGAAGAAGACTGGAGCTATTGATGTAGCAGGGATAGAAAAGCAAACTGGTGATAACTCCTTCAAGCGGTTGGAATATTGGGGTATTGGCTCAAGCTATTTAATTCACTATCTGGGAGATCACAATGCATTTGTACCATGTGCACACCGGAACAGCAAGAAAAGTACCAAACCATTTGTACGGTCAGCACCTCACATTAAGGAAAAG GTTACTAATAAAGGACCAATGATGTCAGCACAGAAAGTTTATCAACAGTTAGTCACTGAAGATGAAGGTGGGCCTAGACATGTCATCAACACACCTAGAGACCAGAATCAAATCAAAAACTTCCAGAAAGATGAGAATCGCCAGTTCCGGATTTCACAtgatggtatttacaacacataCCAACTATGTTTCCAGCTGCAACTGAAAGATCGTAAGGGAGAGCCCCAAAATTTTCTTCGAAATTTTCAAGTGTACCCAACAGTCTGTGTTCACATGGTACCACATCCTCTCTTGGAGAATTTAGAGATGCTTCTGAAAGTTTCCACGACCCCTGTAACCCTGCATTATGACACTGTTTTCAACATGGGAGATTTCTATCTGTCTACTCAAGTTTTCCGAAATGCTATTTTCAAGAAAGATCCTATCACACCAGTGGCTTTCTTTATCCATTCCAGGAGGTTTCAGGAAGACCACATGCTGTTTATGAAAACCATAAGAAAGTCACTACCTCTGCTTGCTTCAAAGAAGATTCTAATGGTTACTGAtcgagaatttgatttttctgaTGTGTTTCCAATGTGTCTGAAT ggtcattttagtgcaaaccccaccccaATTGGTGGtttctatcaaaagatataa